Part of the Holophagales bacterium genome, GTACGCCGTCAGGTCGTTCGTGGTGAAGGGGTTCATCCCCGAGGGCGCCGTTCGTCGTGTAAGATCCGGTCGACTCGATTCTTCAACGGAATCGCGCTGCTCCTCGACCAGGCGTCGAACTTCACCTCGAGCTCCTTGTAGCGGGGGGTCTTGCTCTCCGGCTCCGTGAGGTCGTCGACCTCGCCGCCGCCAGGCCGGTGCGCATCTGCGACTCCTCGGCCGCATCTCGTCGCGGAGCTTCTCCTGCTCGCCGATGATCTCGAGGTCCCGCTGGGTTCTTCGAGCCGAGCGTCGTCGTCCCCTTGAACATCATGTGCTCGAAGAGGTGGCTGATGCCGGTCATGCCGACGCGCGCGTTGGCGCTGCCGACCTTCGCGACCGGCCGGACACGGACGGCTCGTCCGTCAGACGTTGGACGAGGAGGAGCTTCATCCCGTTCGGGAGGACGTGCTCCTCGGCTTTGACTTCCCTGGCCGCGGCGGGGCCTCCGAGAAGGACCGCAAGACTGGCGGCGGCGACGAGGACCTGGCTGCGGATGGTCATGGACACCTCACCTTGTGGAAGTTTACGCGCAGGCGACGCGCCGGGGGTTTTCCTCGGCGATGTCATGTCGTTTCGTGAGAACGGTTTGCGGATTCGTTCCGCGCCGGGCGGGACAGCCCGGGTGGTCCCTCCTTACCGGTTCTCAGAGGAATCGCCGGACCGCGTCGCGCCAGAACGGCGAGTCGTGCAGCAGACCCCGGGCTGGAGAACTCGGCGTGGACGGGGATCCCCTTGCCCTGCAGGAGGCCGGCGAAGTGCCGGTTCTCGCCGATGAGCGCGTCGTGCTCGCCGGTGCGACGAACCAGTCGACCTGGGAGGAGGCGCTGGACGAGCCCCTCGTCGGCGTTCACGAACAAGGCCTCTGGGGCAGTGGTAGTAGCAGAGGTCGTCCCAGTAGCCGTCCAGGAACTGCCCCGAGGTAGAGGCCGAGAGGGAGGACCGCCTGCGTGACGAGGCCGGGTAGCGCCCGGCGAAGCTCGCGGCGTGGTAGCGCCGAAGGAGGCGCCATAGACCGCCGAGGTCGCCGCAGCCGGGCGGTGCTGGATGTAGGGGACGAGCTCGTTCCGGAGGTACGGTCGTAGTCGGCGTGCCGCCTCACGCGATAGGCGGGAGGCGCGTTCTTGTTGTACCAGCTCTCGGTGTCGATGGGTCGACGCAGACGAGCTGGATGTAGCCAGCATCCACCTTGTCGGCGAGAGCGCCGGTGAGCCCTGTAGTCCTCTGCCTGCCAGAAGCGCCCATCGAGGTGGGGAAGATGACACAGGGTAGCCCCGGTCCCGAACAGGAGGAACTCCATCGTCCGGCCGAGGTGGTGTTGACCCAGGGTGGTGTTCGCGCCTCTGCCAAGCGGGAGTCTATCGGGCGCGGAGCTTTGGGCGCCGGGGGTCCGATACGATCCCGGACGCGGAAGAACCCGGATCCGTGGAGGGGCCGAAGGGAGCGTGAAGACGATCAGGTCCTGTTCGGCATGGAGGACACACGTTCCCGTGGGCCCTCTGCCACGAGATCAACGAGCTGGCCCGGCGTCGCCGCGCCGCGGCGAGCCCGTCCAGGTCGGGCACGTCTCAGAGGGAGCAGGCGTTTGCCTACGACGTGATCCTCGACCGGATCAGCCACGAGGTGCCGTTCTACAGGACGCTCCTCAAGTGCGGCCGCGCGCGGCGTGCAGGTCGTCAACAACCCGTTCTGGTGGTCGGCCGACGACAAGTTCTTCGACAACGTCGTCGCGAGGGCCGTTGGGGTCGCCGTGCGGACGGTTCTCCTGCCGCACTGAGCACCCCCGAACGACCGAGAAGTCGTTAAGGAACATGAGGCTCGTCGACTGGGACGAGGTCTTCCGCTACCTCGGCTTCCCGATCTTCATGAAGCCGGCCTACGGCGGCGGCTGGAAGGACGTCTACAAGGTCCACAGCCGCGAGTTCTTTCCAGGCGTACGACAAGACGCGCGACCCCGACGATGATGGCCCAGGAGGCGATCGAGTTCACCGACTACCGCTGCTGGGTCGCGGGCCGGCGGAAGGTGAAGATCATCCGTACGCCCCGAAGGAGCCCCACGAGTCGCGCTATTCGGCGGTCGCCGGGCAGGTCGTCCCGGACGACATGGCGCTGCGCGTGACGAAGGACGCCCTCGCCCTCTGCGATGCGCTCGGCTACGACATGAACACCGTCGAGTTCTCGCCGTCAGGACGCGTCCCCTACGCCATCGACTTCATGAACTGCGCCCCGACGCCGACCTCAACTCGGTCGGCGAGGAGACCTTCCGCTGGATCGTGGCCGAAATGGCCGAGTTCCTCGTCGAGCGGGTGCTTCACCCGCAGCCTGAAGACCGACGGGGACCTGGCCGAAGGCGCTGGGGCTGATGCCGCTGACTGACGGCGGGCGCCCGCTATTCGGGAGCCCCGCCTGCAGGTAGAGGTCGATGACCGCGAGCGCGTCGTTCCATGGCTCCTCGTTCGGCCACAGGGCGACGGCCTCCCTGAGGCTCCGGGCCTCCGCTTCGAGCGGTCCGGCCCGAACGTCTGCGCGGCGAGGAGGGCGCCCCCACGACAGCCCTTCACGTGCGTGATCCGGCCGAGGAGAGGTCCTTCGCCTCCGCGTAATCGGCCGCGAGACGGACGATCGCCTGGCGCACGAGCGGCTCCACGCCGGGTCGGGCGCCCGGCCATCTTCGCGAAATTCAGGACGTACTCGCTGGAGCGGCTCAGGGTGCTCGAGTCGCGCGCCGCCATCTCCGTCAGGTCAGGAGCGCCCGGATGCGCTCGATGGCCTTCCGGTGGTGCTCCTCGCCTCTTGTCGATGAAGAGGTGCGTGAGGAACGTCTCCGAGCGGGGTGTCGTCGGGGAGCGCCGCGAGCTCGGCGGCGGCCCCTCGCGCCGCGCTTCATCCTCCTGCCGCACTTCCGCCTACCGCGCCTCGTCGGCGACGCGCCCTTCTTCGGCCCTCCTGGCGTCCTCCGCGGAGCCCTTGAAGGAAGCGAGCCAGCTCCGGCGAAGCGAGGGACCGCGAGCCCGGCGAGGACCGCCCCGGCGGGGCGGCCATCCCTCGCGCCGGGACGGAACCGGGCTCGGACCAGAGAAGGAACCCGAGGACGCCGATCACCAGGAGTGGGAGGAGAAGGCCGCCGGCGAGGCCGGCGACGGTCCGCGACGCGTAGCGGACCTCGAGCGAGAAGACTGCCGCCCCGACGGAGAGGATGCCCAGTCCGACGACGGTGCCCAGGACGGCGAGCGTCAGGATGCCCGGTGAACAGCTCACCCAGTCAATCCCCCGCGCGCGACGCAGACGAGGGCTCCGAAGAGGACGAGGGCCACGCCGCCGATGGAAGGAAGAAGACGACGACGAGCCCCATCGCGTCGGGCCCGCCCGGGGCCGGGAGCGTGAAGCTTCGTCGTCAGGGCGAGGCGAACGTCAGGAGGACGGCGACGCCGAGGGCGGCCGTGCCGACGCCGGGGAGGAGCGCTCTCATGATTTGTGGCGCGGATGCTAACCGAGGCGAGACCCGCACGCTCAGACGAGCCGCTCCCGGAGGAGCGCCGCGTGTCGCCGGCTCACCTCGACCAGCTCCTCCAGGCCGCGCAGGCCTCACCCGGAACCCGCCTTGAACCCAGGCTCGATCCGCTCCACGTGATCGACGTTCACGATCGTCGACCGGTGGACCCTCAGGAAGTGGCGGGGGCGGGAGGAGCTCCTCTCCCACTCGCGAGGCTTCGCCCGACGAGCGTCGTCCGGCCGTCGGCGGTGACCGCCTCGGAGGAGTCGCGCGCGGCCCGCAGGCAGACGAGTCTGCCGCACCCGGACGACCCGGTAGTGCGTCCCGGCGGAGGACGATGAGCGGGTCGTCGAGGTGGAGGGGCCGGCGCGTCGCCGCGGGCGGCGTTCCGTCGAGGAGCTTGCGGACGGCGGCGGCGAGCGTTTCGGGCGGGACCGGCTTCATCAGGTAGTCGAGGCGTTCGCCTCGAAGGCGCGGAGCGCGTACTCGCTGTAGGCGGTCACGAAGACGACGCGGGTCCCGGAGGGGATCTTCTCGACGAGGTCGAAGCCGCTCGCGCCCGGCATCCGGATGTCGAGGAAGACGACCGTCGGGGGAGAGAGCCGGGCGATCTCGGCCTCGGCCTCGGCGACGTCGCCCCGCCTCTCCGGCGACCTCGATCTCCGGGTGGACGGCGAGCAGCCGGCGGAGCTCGGCGCGGGCGAGACGCTCGTCGTCGACGATGAGTGCCGTCAGGCGGGCCTTCACGGCGCCTCCGTGTCGAGCTCGAGCCGGGCCACGACGAGGTCCTTCTCTTCGGCGATCGTGAAGGCGTGCCGGCCGGGGAAGTGGTGCGCGAGCCGCTCGCGGACGTTCGCGAGGCCGGTGCCGGTCCCCTCGCACGTCCCGTTCGGCGCGAGCCTCCCGCTGTTCGTCACCTCCACGACGAGGCGGCGCCCGGACAGGCGTGCCGCGATCCCGATCCGGAGCGGCATCGGGCTCGTCTCCATGCCGTGCTTCACCGCGTTCTCGACGAGCGGGTGGACCAGGAACCCGGGAAGGCGGGCGGCCGACGCCTCCGCGGAGACCTCCCAGGTCACCTCGAGCCGCTCCTCGAAGCGGATCTTCTGTATGGCGAGGTAGCTGCGGATGGCCTCCAGCTCGGCCTCGAGAGGGATCTCGCCCGAGCGGGCGTGGAGGAGCGAGTAGCGGAAGAACTCCGACAGCTCGGTCACCATGAGGCCGCACCTTGTCCCGGTCCTCCTCGATGAGCGCACGGATGGAGTTGAGCGCGTTGAAGAGGAAGGCTGGGGTTCACCTGGTAGCGGAGCATCTCGAGGCGCCTGGCTCGCGAGGGCGTCGGCGCGCAGGGCGCGCTCCGTCTCGGCGTCGAGCCGGGCGCGATAGGTGGTGAAGCGAGGTAGAGCGCGCTCCAGGCCAGAGCGTGATGCCGGAGTTCGTGGCGCTCTTGAAGGCACCGGGCCAGAGAGGTTTCTCGGGCCAGAGGACCCGCGTGGCCGCCGCCGACCAGACGAGGCCGAGGAGGAAGGAGAAGGTCACGGCGACGAGGACGATCCTCCCGGTCTTCGGTCTCTCGGGGAGGAGCCGCTGGTAGACGGCCCAGAGACCGAGGCTCGTGAGGAATCCCCCCGCCGCCGCGACCGCCTTGAAGTGGAAGTTCTCGAGGAGGGCGGCGAAGGACGGCTCCGAGAAGGTAGACGAGGCCCGAGAGCCAGAGGACGAGGAGATACCCGCTCCAGCCGGCGACCTGCGCGATCCAGAAGGGGCGGCCGGGGAGCTTCACGGTGCGGTTCCGGTCGGGGGCCGCCGACGCGGCGTCACGGCGCCTTCTTCGAGGTGCCGGTGTAGGTCTTCTGGGCGATCTTCCACTCGCCGTCGATCCTCAGGAGTGAGAGGTAGTCGACGAAGAAGACTTTCGGGTAGTCGAGCTCCACCTTCGCGAGGGCCGCGTCGCCCGCCACGTCGATCGAGACGATCCGGCGTTTGCGCTGCGCCTCGTCGGCGGGCGGCTTTCCGGCGGCCCGCGACACGAAGTCGGGCGCGGTCATCGAGACGAGCTTGCCGTCCCTCACGCCCGTGACCATGGCCGAAGGGTGGAAGGCCTTCCGCCACTCCTCGCCGTCGCCCGTCGCGTGACCGCGCAGGTAGGCCTCGACCGGCGCCCGGACCGCCGCGTCGGCCTCTTCCGGAGGGGCCGCCGTCGCCAGGAGAGGCACGAGGAGAAGGGCGAGGAGAACGATGGCGGCGAGCAGGACGAGCGCTCTCTTCACGACGACCTCCAGGAGGGCCAGCAGGGCCTTCGCGTCCGCGCGGGTCGTGGGATTCGGTCCGGGTGCGCTGATCATGCAGGAAATCTGATCCGCCGGGGCCGGGGCGTCACGCGGAAGCCGGCGAACGGCGCGGCCGGCCGACGAGCGGTCGATTCCGCCGACGAGCGGAAGGGGCAGAATGCGGCGCTGCGGAGGTGACGTCGTGAAGAGACTCGGCGGTGGCCTGGCGGTCCTTCTCGGAGGTGCGCTCGTGGCCACGCGTCGCCGCAGCCGTCAAGAAGGCCCGCCCCGGCGAGTGGATCCTGGGGCGCGGCTGGCACCAGAAGGAGTGGAGCTCGCCCCCCGAGCCGAACGTCGAGGGGTTTCCGCTCCACGCCAGTCTCAGCGCGGCCTCCCCGTCGAACCCGGTCCTTCTCTCTCACGCCAGCGGGCACGCGGCCTTCGTGAACGCCGCGGCGCTCGTGCGCGGCGCGGCGTCGGGCGCGACACGAAATCGCCCGCGGGAGGCGACATCCTGAAGGACGCCTCGGGCGAGCCGACGGGCCTTCTGCGCGAGACGGCGGAGGACCTCGTCGACGCGGCGCTGAAGGCCGACCTCGCGAAGAGGACTCCGGCCGAGGTGACGGCCGATCTCGACCGGCGGATCGACCTCGCCGTCGAGGAGTGCCTCCGCAAAGAGTCACGACCCTCCACGACGCGGGGGTCTCCTTCGACGTCGTCGAGCGGTATCGGCAGCGTGCCGAGGCGGGAACGCTCGGCATCCGCGTCTACGCGATGCTCTCCGCCTCGAACGAGGAGCTCGAGAAGAGCGCCGCGAAGGCGAGGGTCGTCGGCGCGGGACGGAACCACCTCACGGTGAGGGCCATCAAGCGGCTCGCCGACGGCGCCCTCGGCTCACG contains:
- a CDS encoding LytTR family transcriptional regulator: MRQTRLPAGRARLLRGGHRRRPDDARRAKPREWERSSSRPRHFLRVHRSTIVNVDHVERIEPGFKAGSG
- a CDS encoding response regulator, with the translated sequence MARLSPPTVVFLDIRMPGASGFDLVEKIPSGTRVVFVTAYSEYALRAFEANASTT
- a CDS encoding histidine kinase, which encodes MVTELSEFFRYSLLHARSGEIPLEAELEAIRSYLAIQKIRFEERLEVTWEVSAEASAARLPGFLVHPLVENAVKHGMETSPMPLRIGIAARLSGRRLVVEVTNSGRLAPNGTCEGTGTGLANVRERLAHHFPGRHAFTIAEEKDLVVARLELDTEAP
- a CDS encoding nuclear transport factor 2 family protein — encoded protein: MISAPGPNPTTRADAKALLALLEVVVKRALVLLAAIVLLALLLVPLLATAAPPEEADAAVRAPVEAYLRGHATGDGEEWRKAFHPSAMVTGVRDGKLVSMTAPDFVSRAAGKPPADEAQRKRRIVSIDVAGDAALAKVELDYPKVFFVDYLSLLRIDGEWKIAQKTYTGTSKKAP
- a CDS encoding amidohydrolase family protein, with protein sequence MAWRSFSEVRSWPRVAAAVKKARPGEWILGRGWHQKEWSSPPEPNVEGFPLHASLSAASPSNPVLLSHASGHAAFVNAAALVRGAASGATRNRPREATS